AACACCTCCGGTGGCTTCCTCAACGCTTCCCTGGAAGAGGTCAAGGCCCGCGCCACGCAGTCCCTGGACGAAGGCATCGGCGGCATCAAGATCAAGGTGGGCCTGCCCGACAGCAAGGAAGACCTCCGCCGCGTGGCCGGCATCCGCGAGCACATCGGCTGGGACGTCCCGCTCATGGTGGACGCCAACCAGCAGTGGGACCGCGCTACAGCACTGCGCCTTAGCCGCCAGCTGGAGGAGTTCAACCTCGTCTGGATCGAAGAGCCTCTGGACGCCTACGACTTCGAGGGCCACGCCCACCTTGCCAACGTCCTGGACACCCCCATCGCCACCGGCGAGATGCTGGCATCCGTCGCCGAGCACAAGGGCCTGATCAACGCCAACGGCTGCGACATTATCCAGCCGGACGCACCCCGAGTGGGCGGTATCACCCAGTTCCTGCGCCTCGCCGCCCTCGCCGACGAACGCGGACTGGGACTGGCACCCCACTTCGCCATGGAAATCCACCTGCACCTCGCCGCCGCCTACCCGCGCGAGCCCTGGGTGGAGCACTTCGACTGGCTGGACCCGCTGTTCAACGAACGCCTCGAAACCAAGAACGGCCGCATGATCGTTCCTGACCGCCCAGGCCTGGGCGTGACCCTGAGCGACCAGGCCCGGGCCTGGACCACCGAATCCGTGGAGTTCGGCGCGTAACCTTGAACGCATGAGCCGGAACCTGACCGCGGACCTCGCCGCCGATCTTCGTACCCGCATTGTGGACGGCGTGATCCAGCCTGGCGACAAGCTGCCCAGCGAAAATGCGCTGATGGGCGAGTTTGGCGTCAGCCGCACAGTGGTGCGGTCCGCGCTGACGCGTCTCCAGGCCGAAGGCCTGGTGGAAACCGAACGGGGGCGGGGCAGCTTCGCGCTGACCCCGCCCGATGACGGTCTCCAGCCAGTTCCGGGAAGCCGGCCGGTAGCCAGCGTCGAGGACCGCCTCCATCTGCTGGAATTCCGGATGGGCGTGGAGGCCGAGGCTGCAGCCCTCGCCGCCCGGAACCACACAGAGCGCCAGCTCCGGGCGGTCAATGCTGCGCTGGAGCAGTTCACCGCCAGTCCGAACCACCCCGGCCACGCGATGAAGTTCGATTATGAATTCCACCGGGCCATCGCGGCCGCCTCCGGGAATCCGTTCTACTCGGACTGCCTGGCGGCCCTGGGCCAGACCATGATCGCAATGCCGCGCACCCGGCTGATGACCGGCGTCGAGCATTACGCCCGCGACCATTTTGACCAGGTGATCCACGAGCACAAGTCCATCGCCGCGGCCATCGCGGACGGTGATGAGACGGCGGCTGCTGCCGCGATGCGAAGCCATTTGGCGAATTCCCGACGCCGGTTCAAGGCTTCCGCGCGTCCACCGGCTAGCCATCCCGGTGTTGACACGGCGTGATGCCCTGAGGACATCAAACAATGCCATATGCGTGTGGACGTGCATTGGGATTCCTGAATACAGTGAATGGAGTCGCTGTGGTGCGTACCACAGGAATTCACTGGGGTCCGTGGATCCCCACCGCAATGCCTAAGGAATTTTCCCCATGCAGTCTGTAGACACTGCTGTCACGGATGTGGCCCTGGCCACGAAGAAGTTTTTCAAGCGGGTGCTGCCCATCATGCTTGTCATGCTGGTCTGCAACCAGCTGAACCGATCCAACATCGGTTACGCCCACGAGCACCTCGAAGCTGACGTCGGGATCGGAGCCGCCGCTTATGGCTTCGGAGCAGGGCTCTTTTTTATCGCCTACGCCATCTTTGAACTTCCCAGCAACGTCATGATGGAGAAGTACGGCGCCAAGGTGTGGCTCGCCCGCATCATGGTCAGCTGGGGCATTGTGTCCTTCCTCATGGCCTTCGTACAGAACGAAATGATGTTCTATGTGCTCCGGTTCCTGCTGGGCGCCGCCGAAGCCGGCTTCTTCCCGGCAGTGATTTTCTACTTCGCCCGCTGGGTCCCGGCAGGACAGCGCGGCAAGGCGACCGCCATCTTCATTGCCGGCTCCTCCATCGCCGCTGCACTGTCCGGACCTATCGCCGGCATGCTCCTGAGCCTCCACGACGTCCTGGGGCTTCGCGGCTGGCAGTGGCTGTTCGGTTTCGAGGGCCTGCTCTCGGTGGTGGTAGGCATCATCGTGTTCTTCCTGCTCGATGCCCGGATCCAGGACGCCAAGTGGCTCTCTGCCGGTGAAAAGTCTGCCCTTGCCAACGCCATTGCCGCAGAGGACTCAGAGCACGCCAGCACCACCGGGGCGAAGATCAACCGGTGGAAGATGCTGCTCAACCCGCAAATCCTGCTGCTCTGCGGCATCTACTTCTCCGTGCAGCTCTCCATCTACGCCAACACCTTCTGGCTGCCCACCATCATCAAGCAGATTCCCGGCACCACTGACCTCAGCGTCGGCTTCCTGTCAGCGATCCCCTGGGTCTGCGCCGTCTTCGCCATGTATTTCGCCGCCAAGTGGCAAGACAAAGCCAAGTCCAAGCGGCCGCTGCTCGTCGCCGCCCTACTGGTCGCCGCCGTCGGAACTCTGGCCGCAGCAATCGCCACCCCTGTCCTGGCTCTCGTTTTCCTGGCCATCGCGGCCATGGGATTCAAGAGCGCATCGCCGCTGTTCTGGACCATCCCGCAGTCCGGCCTGCACCCGCTGGTACTCGCGCCCGCCATCGCCATCATCAACTCGCTGGGCAACCTGGGCGGCTTCGTGGCCCCCTTCGGGTTCGGCATCATCAAGGAAACCACGGGAAGCGTAGTCCCGGGCCTGTTCGCCCTGGCTGCAGCGTCCACACTCGCCGCCGGCCTCGTCTACTTCCTCAAGGAACGCCGCAGCCCGGCAACGCGGGAGCAGGAGACAGAGCACGAGACGGAGCAGGAAACCGGGCAAGAGTCCGGCAACGCTGCCGCCGGCAAGGCAGCCTCCGGAGAAGCCCTGCACCCGGCCACAGCACGATAACCACAGACGCCACGCAGCTTCTCCCCGCTTTACACATCGACGCATCGTATGAAGCGGAGGTTGAGCTGGTGGTGATTGGCGTCCGCAGGCGCTCCCCGTGGGGAAACACTTGCTCGGCAGCACTGTCCAGAGGGTCATTCTGGAAGCGGGCTTTCCCGTAAAAGCCGTTAAGCCCGACGTCGGCCCGAACACCTAAGCGGCGCGCTCCCCTCCGGATGAACTACCTGCCCCGGATGCAAACGAAAAGAGCCCCGGTCCTAAGACCGGGGCTCTTTCCATTTGCGTGCGCGAGGGGGGATTTGAACCCCCACGCCCTTTCGGACACTGGCACCTGAAGCCAGCGCGTCTGCCGTTCCGCCACTCGCGCGCAACTCCTATTACCGGGAAACGGCCGGTTTCCCGGAACCGCACCTTGTAAAAGCAGCGAGATCAAGCATAACGGACACCGGCGGCAAAACACCAATTGGACGCCGAAGGCACCCGCCCGGACCACTGCCGGACGTCTCCGTCGTCCACGCTAAACCGTGCAGCAGGCCGGGCGGAAGCCGTAGGAATGGCGGGTGCCGAGCCCCCGGTTTCGCCGCCCCTGGGCCCCCGGCGGATGTGCCGGCTTGAACTTTTCCTCAGGCCCGGCCGTTGTGCATTAAGGTCATTCACAGCCCCGGCCAGTAGTATCTGATGTAGTAGTGGCTGCTGTTGGCAGGCCTGCCACTGTGCTGTGAATTCTGTTACCCGTTGCGTTCCGAAACGAAAACTGCCCCGCACCCGGGGGGAAAGGAGAAGGACCATGGGATTGCTGGACAAGGTCGAACGCGGCATCGAAAAGGCCGTCCGCGGTGTCTTCTCCACCGGTTCACGGGCCCAAGTCGAGCCCGTGGAGATCGCCAGCCGGCTTCGCCGGGAATTGGACCACAAGGCCATCACGATCGCTGCCGGCCGCACCCTGGCCCCTAACGTCTTCGACGTGCAACTCAGCGACGACGACTTCAAGCGTGCCCAGGAATGGGGCACGCCGCTGGCCGAGGAACTCTGCGACGTGGTCATCAATCATGTCCGCAGCCAGGGCTACACCCTGCAGGGCCCGGTCCGCATTTCCTTCCGCAGGGCTGAGGAAATGCGGGCCGGAGATTTCGAGATCGCCTCCTCCACGGAGAAGTCCAAGGGCGCGCCCGGAAGGCCTTCACCACGCCCCAACGTTCCGGCCGCTCCCAGCCGGCAGCCTGTCCGCCTTCAGCCGGTCCTGGACATCGACGGCCAGCGCTATTCCCTCAATGCCCCGTCCATCGTGCTCGGCCGGTCCTCGGAGGCCGATATCCTTGTTGACGACACGGGCGTGTCCCGCCGCCACCTCGAAATCCGCACGGAAAACGGCATGACCAGCGCGGTGGACATGGGCTCAACCAACGGCAGTTATGTGAACGGGCACAAAGTCTCCGGAAGCACCGAACTCACTGACGGCTCCACCATTACGATGGGACGGACAAAGATCATCTTCCGCCTGCTGCCCGCCAACACCGGTGGCCGCCCATGAGTGAACTGACCATCACCGCCCTGCGCTTCGGGTTCCTGCTTCTCCTTTGGGTGCTGGTCTTCAGCATCGTTTCGGCCATGCGCCGGGACCTGATGGTGGGCCGCAAGGCAGCCGTCGGCTCCCCCACGGCCCGGCAGGTCCGCAAGAACCCGGAGTTGGCCGAAGGGCCACCCCAGCCCGTGAAGCAGCAGGCCCGGCAACTGGTAGTCACCGAGGGACCCCTCAAAGGCACCACCATCCCGCTGGCCGCGAGCCCCATCCTGCTGGGTAGGGCCCAGGAAGCCACCCTGGTACTGGAAGACGACTACGCTTCCGGCCGCCACGCGAGGCTCTTTCCGCAGGGCAGCCGCTGGTTCATCGAGGACCTGGGTTCCACCAACGGAACCTACCTGGCGGACCAGCAACTTACCCGGGCCCTGCCCGTTGAGCCTGGCGTACCCGTGAGGATCGGCAAGACGGTCATCGAATTGAGGCCATAAACATGGCCGGCCCTGAAATTCCCGCAAACGAGGCCCAGCCCGTGGAGCGGCCCCTCATCATGCGCTACGCCGCGCGCTCCGATGTGGGGCGCATCCGTGCCAAGAATGACGACTCCGCTTACGTGGGCCGTCATCTGGCCGTGGTCGCGGACGGCATGGGTGGCCATGCGGGCGGCGACGTCGCTTCGGCAGCCACGGTCCTGGACATGCTCCACCTCGACCGCGGGGATTACGACGACGATGCCGGCACCGTACTGGCCGACGAGATACAGACTGCCAATTCGCTCCTGTCTGAACTGGTGCATATCAACCCCAAGCTTGCCGGAATGGGTACAACTGTCACGGCGCTGCTGCTGGTTGACGGAAAGCTGCACTTCGCGCACATCGGCGATTCCCGCGCTTACCGGCTGCGCGACGGTGTATTCGAACAGGTCAGCGTGGACCACACCTTCGTCCAGCGGCTGATCGACGAGGGAAGGCTCCGCCCCGAGGAAGCCGAAACGCACCCCCACAAGAACGTCCTGATGCGGGTCCTGGGCGATGTTGATGCCAGCCCGGAACTCGACCTGGACACCCTGGACGTCAAGCCCGGCGAACGCTGGCTGCTGTGCTCGGACGGACTTAACTACGTTGCCGGACACGTGGTGGAGCGGACTGTCCGGGAGACGAAGGATCTCCGCGAGTGCGTGGAAACCCTTGTCGACCTGACCCTTGAAGCCGGTTCTCCTGACAACGTCACCGTGGTGATGTTGGAGATTGTGGAGGAAACGCCCGACGACGTCAGTACAGCCGCCGTCGATATCGTTCCTTCCGCCCCGGTCACCGGAGCAGCCGGCTCTACCGGATCAACTGTCGGGGCAGCTGCCGCGCCCGCCACGGAGCCTGACGATGCGGACACCCAGGATCCGGCGGCCAACGACTCCCCGGCAAAGGACGCGGCGGGCGCTGCAAACCCCGGGGACGTCACAACCTATCGAGCCCCGTCAACCAACGATAGCCACCCCAATACTGCAGAAACTGGCGATGCAGACTCCGACACCGGTGCATCCGGCTCCGGAGAATCCGGCGCTGCCGGTTCCGCTTCCTCTACCGACCCGCATCTGGGCGAGCACCTGTCAGCCGAGGTCCTGCGGCAGGAGCTCGACTCCCGCCCTCACGAACTCGTAGGGGCCGCTGCCCTCGCGGCCGAGACCGGATCCATTCCCACCATCGCCGGGCGCACCGTTGCCCGCCGGGCAGCCACTGTGCTGACGCATAAAGCCGAAACGCCGGGGCCGGACACCGATGACGCCATGGCACAGCCCCCGCGCCGGTGGGTCACACTGTCTGTCGCCGCGGCCGTGCTGATAGTCCTCACCGTCGGACTCTGGCTGGGCTATGCCTGGACACAGACCCGTTACTACATCGGCGAATACGATTCGCGGGTTGCCATCTACAACGGTGTCTCCCAGCGCCTCGGCCCTATCCAGCTTTCAAGCCTGGAGGCCGTGACGGAAATCCGGATGGATTCACTTCCCCAGTTCTCACAGCAGCGGGTCCGGCAGACTGTCCCTGCCCGCGACCTCTATGATGCACAGCGGATCGTCAAGAACCTGGAACTCACGGGCACCACCTCTCCAGCCGACGAATGCCTGGCGCCGTCACCGTCCCCGTCGGCCACAACGGCTCCCGCCGCCCCCGCGCCGTCGCCTGCTCCATCAGACCAGGCGGCCCCTTCACCGAGCCCGTCTCCCTCCCCCAGCCCCACTAACACCACCTGCGAGGGGAGCCAATGAGACAGCCCGGCACTCTGCCCAAACCGCGCCGCAATGTTGAACTGGCACTGCTGATCCTTGCCCTTGCGGTCGGCATCGGCGCCAGCATGATGGCCGCCGCCGGCCAGCAGAAGGCGCTGGACAATGATTTCTGGTTCCAGTCCAGCCTCTTGGCAGCTGCCTCCCTTGCATTCCATGTGGTGCTGCGCATCCGCGCGAAGTATGCCGATCCGGTAATACTCCCCCTGGTGGTCGCGCTGAACGGGTTGGGCCTTGCCATGATCCACCGCCTGGACGCGCCTGGAGATGACACAGGCAACAACCAGCTGCGCTGGACACTCATAGCCATGGCCGTGGCGATTGCAGTGATCTGGTTCCTCAAGGACCACCGGATCCTGCGCCGCTTCACATACATTTCGTTGGCGGCCAGCGCGCTTCTGCTGGTGCTGCCACTGATACCCGGGATCTCGGCCGGAGACATTCTGGGCGCCCAGGTCTGGATCAAGCTCGGACCGATGACCTTCCAGCCAGGCGAGGTCGCGAAGATCACGCTGGCCATATTCTTTGCCGGTTATCTTTCGTCCAACCGCGACCTCATCCTGCTGGCCGGACGGAAAATAGGACCGCTGCAGTTCCCCCGCGTCAAGGACATGGGCCCCATGATCATGGCCTGGCTGGTCAGCATCGGCGTGCTCGTCTTCCAGCGGGACCTTGGTACTTCGGTTCTGTTCTTCGGCCTCTTCATCGTGATGATCTATGTGGCCACCAGCCGCATCAGCTGGGTAGTCATCGGCATGGTCCTGCTCCTCGGCGGCGGCTACGTTGCCTCCAAAGTGTTTTCCCACGTGGGCCTGCGGATCGACGGGTGGCTGAACGCCTTCACCGACGACGTTTACGGCCGCCAGTACGGCGGCAGTTTCCAGATTGTCGAAGGGCTGTTCGGCATGGCCAACGGCGGCCTGGTGGGCACCGGGCTTGGCCAGGGCCGGCCCGAGCTCGTGCCCTTCTCCAACAGCGACATGATCATCGCCTCGTTCGGCGAGGAACTGGGCCTGATCGGCCTGTTCGCGATCGTCATGATGTTCCTGCTCCTGTTCACCCGCGGCTTCCGGGCTGCGCTGGGTACCCGTGACGCCTTCGGCAAGCTCCTCGCGTGCGGACTGTCCTTCGCCGTCGCCCTCCAATGTTTCGTGGTCATCGGGGGCGTCACCCGGCTCATTCCCCTGACCGGCCTGACCACGCCCTTCATGGCAGCCGGTGGCTCATCACTGCTGGCCAACTGGATCATCGTGGGACTGCTGCTGATGATTTCGCATACGGCCCGCGGGCCGGTTGACACCACTCCGCTGCCGCCCGCAAAGGGCGAAGTTGCAGAGGGCATCGACACACCTACTGAGGCGGTGAATCACCTGTGAACCAGGCAATCAGACATTCATGGGTGGCAGCGATCGCCATGTTCGCGCTGATCTTCGGTGCGATCAGCTACGTCCAGGTAGTTGGCGCTGATGACCTCAACGCTAATGCGTGGAACAAGCGCGCCATCCTCCAGGACTACTGCAACGACCGTGGCGCCATCATCGTGGGCGGGACGCCGGTGGCTGAATCCGTGGAGGGTTCGGACGCCTGCAAGTTCCAGAGAACCTATCCCCAGCCTGAGCTCTACGCGGGCATCACCGGATACTTCTCGCAGAATTACGGGGCCACCGGCCTCGAGCAGGCCATGCGCGGCCAGCTCGCAGGGAGTTCGGACCAGCTCTTCCTTGACCGGGTCGGCCAGCTATTCCTGGGCAACCAGCCCAAGGGTGCTTCCGTGGAACTGACCATAGATCCCAAGATCCAGCAGCTCGCCTACAGCCTCATCCCTGACGGCCAGCGCGGATCCATCGTGGTAACGAATCCCAAGACCGGGGCAATCCTGGCCATGGTGTCCAAGCCGTCCTACAACCCCAACCTCGTTGCCACCCAGGACCCTGCTGCAGAGACGAAGAACATCAACGAGCTCGTGAAGGTTCCGGGAATCAACCTGAACCAGAACGTGAGCGGTCCCACCGGGGAGCTGCTGGCGCCGGGCTCTGTGTTCAAGCTCGTGGACACGGCGGCCGCCTTGAACTCCGGCAAGTACAACAAGGACAGTGTCCTCCCGAATCCTGCCGAGATGCCCTTCGACGGCATCCAGTACAAGCTCCCCAACTACGCAGGCGGCAACTGCTACACCCAGAACACCGCCACTTTCGCTTTCGCCCTGCAGCAGTCCTGCAATACTCCGTTCGCCAGTATCGCACTTGACCTCGGACGCGACGCCATCGCGGAGCAAGCCGCCAAGTTCGGCTTCGGTGAGGATGTCGGCGACCAGCTGAAGCTCGGCTACGCCCGGGGCAACGGCTTCCCCAACGATCTGGACAAACCAGGACTCGCGCAGTCGGCCATCGGCCAGAAGGACGTGCGTGCCACGCCGCTGCAGGTCGCCCTGATGACGGCAGCCATCGCCAACGGAGGCGTGCAAATGAGCCCCAGCCTCATCAAAACGGTGCGGTCTCCGGATCTTCGAGTGATCGACGAACCCAAGCCCACCCCGCTCCGGACCTCCACTACCCCTGATATTGCCAAGCAGATCACGGAATGGATGACCAGTGTTGTCAGCCAGGGAATCGCCAGCGGGGCATCGGTCCCGGGGGTCCAGGTGGCCGGCAAGACCGGTACCGCGGAACTCGGCAACGGCCTGAACAACTCATGGTTCACCGGATTCGCCCCGGCGAACAACCCGCAAGTGGCCGTCACCATCGTCATGGAAGGCGTCGACATCTACGCGGGAGCAAAGCTAACCAGTCCGAACGCGAAGAAAATTTTTGAGGCGGTGTTGAATAAGTGAGGCCTACAACGGGAATCACCCTCGGCGGCAGATTCCAGCTGACGACGCGGATTGCGATCGGCGGGATGGGAGAGGTCTGGAAAGCCAAGGACCTCATCCTGGGCCGTATCGTCGCGATCAAGGTGCTGAAGGAGGAGTACACCGGTGACCCCGGCTTCCTCCAGAGGTTCCGTGCGGAGGCACGCCACACGGCACTGCTGAACCATGTGGGCATCGCCAACGTCTTTGACTACGGCGAGGAGGAGGGCTCGGCGTACCTGGTAATGGAGCTGGTTCCCGGGCAGCCCCTGAGCAGCATCATCGAGCACGAGCAGGTGCTGTCCCCGGACCGGACCCTGTCCATCATCGCCCAGACAGCCCGCGCCCTGCAGGTCGCCCATGCCCAGGGACTGGTACACCGTGACATCAAGCCGGGCAACCTGCTGATCACCCCGGACGGCCGGGTCAAGGTCACCGACTTCGGCATCGCCCGCCTCGCTGACCAGGTCCCGCTGACGCAGACGGGTCAGGTGATGGGCACCGCCCAGTACCTGGCGCCTGAACAGGCAACCGGCCAGACAGCCACGGGATCTTCGGACATCTACTCGCTCGGCGTGATCGGCTACGAGTGCCTCACTGGCCACCGGCCCTTCTCCGGCGAGTCCCAGATAGCGATTGCACTGGCGCAGGTCAACGACGCTCCGCCGCCGCTGCCGGAAACGCTGCCCAGACCTGTCCGCGCCCTCCTGATGTCCATGCTGGCGAAGGACCCGAAGAACCGGCCGGCGAATGCCATCAAACTCTCCGAGGCCGCCGAGGCCATCCGCAACGGCGATATCAACGCTGCCCACGCCGCCGTACCGGGCATGCTGCTTTTCGAGGCAAGCACCGGTCCGATCACCGCTCCGGTGGATGTTGCGACCGCTCCCACCGGCATTATCGCCGGCCAAAAGGAGGGGTCGACGACGGCGACCTCCGCCTTGCCCGTGCTCGGCGCCGGTGCGGCGGGTGCAGCAGCGGGACTCGCGGCGGGAGCTGCCACAGGCAACGGCGGAACCGGCGTTGGCAATACGTTGTCCCGCGCTGATGCGCTGGCTGCCGAGCGCAGCTGGGACCAGGAGGAAGAGACATACGACGAGGAACCCGCTGACGAGCCTGAGCGCCGCGGCCGCAGCCCGTGGACCTGGCCGCTCATCGCCCTGATCCTGCTGGTCCTGTTTGCCCTGGTGGGCTTCTTCCTGACACAGCAGGGGATCCTGTTCCCGTCCAAGGATTCCAGCAGCACGGTGTCGAGCCCGCCTTCCACCAGCGCCAGCCCCATAACGACTTCCGCGTCGCCCACTCCGAGTGCAACCACCACCAGGGCAACTCCCACGCCCACACCGACACCGACCACCGTCAACATCATCGCTTCCGCCTACCTGGGCAAGGACTACAGGGAGGTTCAGAACGCGCTGGCCAACATGGGGCTGGCCGTAACGGTACTTCCCCAGGAAAGCAGCGCGACCCCGGGAACTGTCCTGGAGCTGAACCCGGTGGGCACGGTGCCCAAGGGATCCCAGGTGGTGGTCATGTACGCAGTGCCGAAGCAGGCGGTCACGACGGCGCCTGCTTCCACGCCGTCGCCGACTCCTTCGACGGCCCCCCAGTCCGCCCTGCCCGACTGCACCGCCGGCCAGCTGCCGGGTGTGCCTCCCACCTGCAAGCCGTAGCCACCAGGACCATCTGTGACTGACTCGCCCCGCACCCCGTCGCACCGGGAGGACAGCCTCCCGGTGGATAATCAGCGCGTCCTCAGCGGCCGCTACGAACTGGGCGGACTCATCGGCCGGGGCGGGATGGCGGACGTCCATCGGGGAGTGGACACGCGGCTGGGCCGGACTGTTGCAGTGAAGCTGCTTCGTCCGGACATGGCCCGGGATCCGCAGTTCCAGGCCCGGTTCAAACGGGAGGCGCAGTCTGTGGCCGCCCTGAACCACCCTTCCATCGTGGCCATCTATGACACTGGCGAGCATGCGGTTCCCGACGGCTCCGAGGACAACATCCGGGTGCCCTACATTGTGATGGAGTTCGTAGAGGGCAGCACTCTGCGGGACCTCATTCGCGCCAACGAAGTCAGCATTGACCGGGCCATCGACTTCTGCCTGGGCGTGCTGTCCGCTCTTGAGTACAGCCACAAAGCCGGGATTGTGCACCGGGACATCAAGCCGGCAAACGTCATGTTCTGTGAGGCCTCCAATTCGGTGAAGGTCATGGACTTCGGGATAGCCCGGGCCATGGCTGATTCTTCCGCCACCATGACGCAGACCCAGGCAGTGGTGGGGACCGCGCAGTACCTCTCGCCGGAGCAGGCGAGAGGTGAAACCGTTGATGCACGCAGTGACCTTTATTCCGCCGCGTGCCTGCTGTATGAGATGCTGACCGGCCGCCCGCCGTTCGTTGGAGACAGCCCGGTGTCCGTCGCTTACCAGCACGTCCGCGAAATTCCCGAGCCTGCCAGCAGTGTGAACCCCGCCGTGTCGGAACCACTGGACAGTGTC
Above is a window of Arthrobacter pascens DNA encoding:
- a CDS encoding FadR/GntR family transcriptional regulator; amino-acid sequence: MSRNLTADLAADLRTRIVDGVIQPGDKLPSENALMGEFGVSRTVVRSALTRLQAEGLVETERGRGSFALTPPDDGLQPVPGSRPVASVEDRLHLLEFRMGVEAEAAALAARNHTERQLRAVNAALEQFTASPNHPGHAMKFDYEFHRAIAAASGNPFYSDCLAALGQTMIAMPRTRLMTGVEHYARDHFDQVIHEHKSIAAAIADGDETAAAAAMRSHLANSRRRFKASARPPASHPGVDTA
- a CDS encoding FHA domain-containing protein FhaB/FipA; translated protein: MSELTITALRFGFLLLLWVLVFSIVSAMRRDLMVGRKAAVGSPTARQVRKNPELAEGPPQPVKQQARQLVVTEGPLKGTTIPLAASPILLGRAQEATLVLEDDYASGRHARLFPQGSRWFIEDLGSTNGTYLADQQLTRALPVEPGVPVRIGKTVIELRP
- a CDS encoding protein phosphatase 2C domain-containing protein — protein: MAGPEIPANEAQPVERPLIMRYAARSDVGRIRAKNDDSAYVGRHLAVVADGMGGHAGGDVASAATVLDMLHLDRGDYDDDAGTVLADEIQTANSLLSELVHINPKLAGMGTTVTALLLVDGKLHFAHIGDSRAYRLRDGVFEQVSVDHTFVQRLIDEGRLRPEEAETHPHKNVLMRVLGDVDASPELDLDTLDVKPGERWLLCSDGLNYVAGHVVERTVRETKDLRECVETLVDLTLEAGSPDNVTVVMLEIVEETPDDVSTAAVDIVPSAPVTGAAGSTGSTVGAAAAPATEPDDADTQDPAANDSPAKDAAGAANPGDVTTYRAPSTNDSHPNTAETGDADSDTGASGSGESGAAGSASSTDPHLGEHLSAEVLRQELDSRPHELVGAAALAAETGSIPTIAGRTVARRAATVLTHKAETPGPDTDDAMAQPPRRWVTLSVAAAVLIVLTVGLWLGYAWTQTRYYIGEYDSRVAIYNGVSQRLGPIQLSSLEAVTEIRMDSLPQFSQQRVRQTVPARDLYDAQRIVKNLELTGTTSPADECLAPSPSPSATTAPAAPAPSPAPSDQAAPSPSPSPSPSPTNTTCEGSQ
- a CDS encoding L-talarate/galactarate dehydratase is translated as MSTVDLIRHVKLSTARLPLAVPISDAKVFTGRQKPMTEVVFLFAEITTEHGHSGIGFSYSKRAGGPAQYAHAKEVAEGIIGEDPNDIGKIYTKLLWAGASVGRSGVATQALAAIDIALYDLKAKRAGLPLAKLLGSYRDSVQTYNTSGGFLNASLEEVKARATQSLDEGIGGIKIKVGLPDSKEDLRRVAGIREHIGWDVPLMVDANQQWDRATALRLSRQLEEFNLVWIEEPLDAYDFEGHAHLANVLDTPIATGEMLASVAEHKGLINANGCDIIQPDAPRVGGITQFLRLAALADERGLGLAPHFAMEIHLHLAAAYPREPWVEHFDWLDPLFNERLETKNGRMIVPDRPGLGVTLSDQARAWTTESVEFGA
- a CDS encoding MFS transporter; amino-acid sequence: MQSVDTAVTDVALATKKFFKRVLPIMLVMLVCNQLNRSNIGYAHEHLEADVGIGAAAYGFGAGLFFIAYAIFELPSNVMMEKYGAKVWLARIMVSWGIVSFLMAFVQNEMMFYVLRFLLGAAEAGFFPAVIFYFARWVPAGQRGKATAIFIAGSSIAAALSGPIAGMLLSLHDVLGLRGWQWLFGFEGLLSVVVGIIVFFLLDARIQDAKWLSAGEKSALANAIAAEDSEHASTTGAKINRWKMLLNPQILLLCGIYFSVQLSIYANTFWLPTIIKQIPGTTDLSVGFLSAIPWVCAVFAMYFAAKWQDKAKSKRPLLVAALLVAAVGTLAAAIATPVLALVFLAIAAMGFKSASPLFWTIPQSGLHPLVLAPAIAIINSLGNLGGFVAPFGFGIIKETTGSVVPGLFALAAASTLAAGLVYFLKERRSPATREQETEHETEQETGQESGNAAAGKAASGEALHPATAR
- a CDS encoding peptidoglycan D,D-transpeptidase FtsI family protein, whose protein sequence is MNQAIRHSWVAAIAMFALIFGAISYVQVVGADDLNANAWNKRAILQDYCNDRGAIIVGGTPVAESVEGSDACKFQRTYPQPELYAGITGYFSQNYGATGLEQAMRGQLAGSSDQLFLDRVGQLFLGNQPKGASVELTIDPKIQQLAYSLIPDGQRGSIVVTNPKTGAILAMVSKPSYNPNLVATQDPAAETKNINELVKVPGINLNQNVSGPTGELLAPGSVFKLVDTAAALNSGKYNKDSVLPNPAEMPFDGIQYKLPNYAGGNCYTQNTATFAFALQQSCNTPFASIALDLGRDAIAEQAAKFGFGEDVGDQLKLGYARGNGFPNDLDKPGLAQSAIGQKDVRATPLQVALMTAAIANGGVQMSPSLIKTVRSPDLRVIDEPKPTPLRTSTTPDIAKQITEWMTSVVSQGIASGASVPGVQVAGKTGTAELGNGLNNSWFTGFAPANNPQVAVTIVMEGVDIYAGAKLTSPNAKKIFEAVLNK
- a CDS encoding FhaA domain-containing protein, which codes for MGLLDKVERGIEKAVRGVFSTGSRAQVEPVEIASRLRRELDHKAITIAAGRTLAPNVFDVQLSDDDFKRAQEWGTPLAEELCDVVINHVRSQGYTLQGPVRISFRRAEEMRAGDFEIASSTEKSKGAPGRPSPRPNVPAAPSRQPVRLQPVLDIDGQRYSLNAPSIVLGRSSEADILVDDTGVSRRHLEIRTENGMTSAVDMGSTNGSYVNGHKVSGSTELTDGSTITMGRTKIIFRLLPANTGGRP
- a CDS encoding FtsW/RodA/SpoVE family cell cycle protein, producing MRQPGTLPKPRRNVELALLILALAVGIGASMMAAAGQQKALDNDFWFQSSLLAAASLAFHVVLRIRAKYADPVILPLVVALNGLGLAMIHRLDAPGDDTGNNQLRWTLIAMAVAIAVIWFLKDHRILRRFTYISLAASALLLVLPLIPGISAGDILGAQVWIKLGPMTFQPGEVAKITLAIFFAGYLSSNRDLILLAGRKIGPLQFPRVKDMGPMIMAWLVSIGVLVFQRDLGTSVLFFGLFIVMIYVATSRISWVVIGMVLLLGGGYVASKVFSHVGLRIDGWLNAFTDDVYGRQYGGSFQIVEGLFGMANGGLVGTGLGQGRPELVPFSNSDMIIASFGEELGLIGLFAIVMMFLLLFTRGFRAALGTRDAFGKLLACGLSFAVALQCFVVIGGVTRLIPLTGLTTPFMAAGGSSLLANWIIVGLLLMISHTARGPVDTTPLPPAKGEVAEGIDTPTEAVNHL